From the genome of Anticarsia gemmatalis isolate Benzon Research Colony breed Stoneville strain chromosome 13, ilAntGemm2 primary, whole genome shotgun sequence, one region includes:
- the LOC142978024 gene encoding protein phosphatase PTC7 homolog: protein MMQSIFWTGRLLSRALRNGLSSFSSAAELNVSKKNHPYLVSVVCGFPKDIANGRTRKGQFGDDAWFSSNSTNADVIGVADGVGGWRAYGIDPGEFSSYLMRTCERLVQMGHFKLTEPGDLLAKSYYELLEHKKPILGSSTACVMILDRTESVMRAANIGDSGYMVVRGGRVVHRSHEQQHYFNTPYQLSLPPPGHDRNVLSDRPESAETSEFSVECGDVILVATDGVFDNVPEPVLVGEMRRAQGLAGNTERLQAVANSIAWMARNLSFDRCYMSPFAKSARQNGIDAIGGKPDDITVLLAIVAL, encoded by the exons ATGATGCAGTCTATTTTTTGGACAGGGAGACTGCTATCACGTGCTCTAAGAAATGGACTTTCGAGTTTCTCAAGTGCTGCCGAATTAAATGTTTCGAAAAAGAATCACCCTTATCTAGTTTCAGTGGTATGTGGTTTTCCCAAAGACATTGCTAATGGAAGAACACGCAAAGGACAATTCGGTGACGACGCATGGTTCTCCTCCAATTCCACCAATGCGGATGTTATTG GTGTGGCAGACGGTGTTGGAGGATGGCGTGCCTATGGTATTGACCCAGGGGAGTTCTCCTCCTACCTGATGAGGACATGTGAAAGGCTGGTCCAGATGGGACACTTCAAGCTCACAGAACCAGGAGATTTACTAGCCAAGTCCTATTATGAATTATTGGAACACAAGAAACCAatattag GCAGTAGTACAGCATGTGTGATGATCCTAGACCGCACAGAGAGCGTGATGCGCGCCGCCAACATCGGCGATAGCGGGTACATGGTCGTGCGAGGAGGCCGCGTCGTCCACCGCTCTCATGAGCAACAACACTACTTCAACACACCGTACCAGCTCAGCCTGCCGCCACCCGGACATGACCGGAATGTGCTAAGTGACAG GCCAGAATCAGCGGAGACGTCAGAGTTCTCAGTGGAGTGCGGTGACGTGATCCTGGTGGCGACAGACGGCGTGTTCGACAACGTGCCGGAGCCGGTACTAGTGGGCGAGATGCGCCGCGCGCAGGGCCTCGCCGGCAACACGGAGCGACTGCAGGCCGTCGCCAACTCCATCGCGTGGATGGCCCGCAACCTCTCCTTCGATCGCTGCTACATGTCGCCCTTCGCTAAGAGCGCGCGACAGAATGGCATTGACGCTATCG GGGGAAAACCGGACGACATAACGGTGCTACTTGCGATTGTAGCGCTATGA